The Cucumis melo cultivar AY chromosome 6, USDA_Cmelo_AY_1.0, whole genome shotgun sequence genome includes a region encoding these proteins:
- the LOC127149719 gene encoding zinc finger BED domain-containing protein RICESLEEPER 2-like — MYVNPLKDNVEGEGDSESSLMAASFSQENCRKMLARMVILDELPFKFVETNHKGDTIGRAIEKCLEGWGIDRLFTVTVDNASSNDVAIAYLVKKFKGRNGLVLDGESIHIRCCAHILNLIVSDALKDLHVSIIRIRNAVKYVRSSPARLQIFKDFAKEDKMSTKNCLTMDVPTRWNSTFTMLDGAIKCQKTFERLEEHDPSYLPKDDIPTTEDWDNAKVFVKFLKTFSELTMKFSAFMSVTSNIFFHELCLIQEIIREYSSYENALLSQMTLSMQTKFNKYWGITTSEKTNLLLYVSVVLDPSGSYKARTTVHDRFKQSNKTCLDDAKIEVTRYLDEARIDCMSDEYLDLLTWWKVNSSQFKIISQVARDIYSIPISTMPFESAFSTRGRVLDSFRSFLTPQTVEALICAQNWIQSKPLDDMTEEIDGAEEIDEEFINIGKEMEAAFKNLNNDSMSLEAQ; from the exons ATGTATGTAAATCCATTGAAAGATAATGTTGAAGGAGagggagattctgaaagtaGTTTGATGGCTGCATCATTCTCTCaagaaaattgtagaaaaatgCTTGCTAGGATGGTTATTTTGGATGAATTGCCATTTAAGTTCGTAGAAA CTAATCATAAAGGAGATACCATAGGTAGAGCCATTGAAAAGTGCTTAGAAGGTTGGGGTATTGATAGGCTCTTTACTGTAACGGTTGATAATGCGAGTTCAAATGATGTAGCCATTGCCTACttggttaaaaagtttaaaggcAGAAATGGGTTGGTGTTGGATGGTGAATCTATTCACATTAGATGTTGTGCTCATATTCTTAACTTAATTGTTAGTGATGCCTTAAAAGATTTGCATGTGTCTATCATTCGAATCAGAAATGCTGTGAAGTATGTTAGATCATCTCCAGCTAGATTGcaaatatttaaagattttgCTAAAGAAGATAAGATGTCAACAAAAAATTGTCTTACAATGGATGTTCCGACACGATGGAATTCTACTTTTACTATGTTGGATGGAGCAATTAAGTGTCAAAAGACTTTTGAAAGATTGGAGGAGCATGACCCTAGTTATTTGCCAAAGGATGATATTCCTACTACTGAAGATTGGGATAATGCAAAAGTGTTTGTAAAGTTCCTAAAGACTTTTTCAGAGCTAACAATGAAGTTTTCTGCATTTATGTCTGTgacttcaaacatattttttcatGAACTTTGTTTGATCCAAGAAATAATTCGTGAATACTCATCGTATGAAAATGCATTATTGAGTCAAATGACATTAAGCATGCAGACAAAATTCAACAAGTATTGGGGTATAACTACAAGTGAGAAGACCAATTTATTATTGTATGTTTCTGTAGTTCTTGACCCTAG TGGATCTTATAAGGCACGTACTACTGTCCATGATAGATTTAAACAAAGTAACAAAACATGTCTAGATGATGCTAAAATCGAGGTGACTCGTTATCTGGATGAGGCTCGTATAGATTGTATGAGCGATGAATATTTAGATTTGCTAACTTGGTGGAAGGTGAATTCCTCTCAATTTAAGATCATTAGCCAAGTAGCTAGGGACATCTATAGTATTCCTATATCAACTATGCCTTTTGAGTCTGCCTTTAGCACTAGAGGACGGGTGTTAGATTCTTTTCGAAGTTTTTTAACTCCTCAAACTGTAGAGGCACTCATTTGTGCTCAGAATTGGATTCAGTCTAAACCTTTGGATGACATGACTGAAGAAATTGATGGGGCTGAAGAAATAGATGAAG AATTCATAAACATAGGAAAGGAGATGGAAGCTGCATTTAAGAATTTGAATAATGACTCTATG AGTCTTGAAGCTCAGTGA